From Acinetobacter sp. ASP199, the proteins below share one genomic window:
- a CDS encoding septal ring lytic transglycosylase RlpA family protein yields MHSSIKYLMAIATTVTLTQSQAELVQSSSLNNDHDRSRVATRVLNREAQSFNSNFTNLNSLSITERSGDKVRRETIAAKIEIPEDEPSVIEKLNTVASNTVRKFSQTGTASWYGRQFHGRKTASGETFDMNAMTAAHRSLPLNCYIRVTNKNNGKSVVVKVNDRGPFHGNRVVDLSYGAAKRLGITNAGVAKVSIERVDGPNS; encoded by the coding sequence ATGCATTCTTCAATCAAATACTTAATGGCCATTGCCACGACCGTGACGCTGACGCAGTCGCAGGCAGAATTGGTCCAGTCATCATCATTAAATAATGATCATGACCGTTCGCGTGTTGCGACACGTGTTTTGAATCGTGAAGCTCAAAGCTTCAATTCAAACTTTACAAACTTAAACAGCCTTTCAATCACTGAGCGTTCTGGCGATAAAGTTCGTCGTGAAACGATTGCAGCAAAAATTGAAATCCCTGAAGATGAGCCTTCAGTGATTGAAAAACTGAACACCGTTGCTTCCAACACAGTTCGTAAATTTAGCCAGACTGGTACAGCGTCTTGGTATGGTCGTCAGTTCCATGGTCGTAAAACAGCGAGCGGTGAAACTTTCGACATGAATGCAATGACTGCGGCTCACCGCAGCCTGCCATTGAACTGTTACATTCGCGTGACAAATAAGAACAATGGTAAGAGCGTGGTAGTGAAAGTAAATGACCGCGGTCCATTCCATGGCAACCGTGTTGTAGATTTATCTTACGGTGCTGCTAAACGTCTTGGTATTACCAATGCTGGCGTTGCTAAAGTAAGTATTGAACGCGTAGACGGTCCAAACTCTTAA
- a CDS encoding Mpo1-like protein, with translation MKSISEWFDEYSESHQNKTNKLIHWVCVPTIYFSIIGILAHFSALLTTLLLVLSFIFYARLDIVLAVAMAALTLVMAWLILILPVGKGFFVALFVFAWIGQFYGHKIEGKKPSFFKDLQFLLIGPIWCMDAYLDKLIPSWKKRQKSEIVSI, from the coding sequence ATGAAAAGCATCTCTGAATGGTTCGATGAATATAGTGAAAGTCATCAAAATAAAACCAACAAACTGATTCATTGGGTATGCGTACCAACGATCTATTTTTCGATTATTGGCATCTTGGCACATTTCAGCGCATTACTGACTACCCTATTACTAGTCTTATCTTTTATTTTTTATGCTCGCTTAGACATTGTACTTGCAGTTGCGATGGCCGCACTCACCTTGGTCATGGCTTGGCTGATTTTGATCTTGCCTGTAGGTAAAGGCTTTTTTGTCGCATTATTTGTTTTCGCGTGGATTGGTCAATTTTATGGTCATAAAATCGAAGGCAAAAAACCTTCTTTCTTTAAAGACCTCCAATTCCTTCTCATTGGCCCTATTTGGTGTATGGATGCTTATTTAGATAAACTTATACCCTCCTGGAAAAAACGCCAGAAAAGCGAAATAGTGAGCATCTAA
- a CDS encoding DUF3465 domain-containing protein, producing MANKTNIGIGAVIALLVAAYLGLDLSESKQQTHTFTPVQEATEQHKQQPGRANMNTVDSGAARIQQAYQQRQSDIQVQGAGEVIAVLKDDNEGSRHQKFILELNNGHTVLVAHNIDLAPRISNIQKGDVVEFFGEYEYSEKGGVIHWTHHDPSRKHVDGWLKHQGRTYQ from the coding sequence ATGGCAAATAAAACAAATATAGGGATTGGAGCAGTAATCGCACTTTTGGTTGCTGCTTATTTAGGGCTTGATCTATCTGAATCCAAGCAACAGACCCATACATTTACACCTGTACAGGAAGCTACTGAACAACATAAACAGCAGCCTGGTCGTGCAAATATGAATACGGTAGATTCGGGTGCTGCACGTATACAACAGGCTTATCAGCAAAGACAAAGTGATATTCAGGTTCAAGGTGCTGGTGAGGTGATTGCGGTATTAAAAGATGATAATGAAGGGTCTCGTCATCAGAAGTTTATTTTGGAACTGAACAATGGCCATACCGTGCTGGTCGCTCATAATATTGATCTGGCACCGCGTATTTCAAATATACAAAAAGGCGACGTGGTGGAATTTTTTGGTGAATATGAATATAGCGAAAAGGGTGGGGTCATTCATTGGACGCATCATGATCCAAGCCGAAAACATGTTGATGGCTGGCTAAAACACCAAGGAAGAACCTATCAATAA
- the tsf gene encoding translation elongation factor Ts: MTAVTASMVKELRDRTGLAMMECKKALTEAGGDIELAIDNLRKSGQAKAAKKAGNIAADGAITIVQEGNKAILLEVNCQTDFVAKDENFAGFSAKVAAAALAAGETDVAKIAELKLEDGATVEEARIALVQKIGENIQVRRAKIVEGENLAVYKHGLKIGVVVSYAGDNATGKGIAMHVAAFNPVAVSAEQVPAELIAKEKEIAEAKALESGKPANIVEKMVVGSVEKYLNEVVLERQQYVIDNDKKVAEILKATGTTVAQFTRFEVGEGIEKKAEMSFADEVAAAQAAAAQ, from the coding sequence ATGACTGCAGTTACAGCAAGCATGGTTAAAGAATTGCGTGATCGTACAGGTCTTGCAATGATGGAATGTAAAAAAGCTTTGACAGAAGCGGGTGGTGACATCGAACTTGCGATCGATAACCTTCGTAAATCTGGTCAAGCAAAAGCAGCTAAAAAAGCTGGTAACATTGCTGCTGACGGCGCGATCACGATTGTTCAGGAAGGCAACAAAGCAATCCTTTTAGAAGTAAACTGTCAAACTGACTTCGTTGCTAAAGACGAAAACTTTGCTGGTTTCTCTGCTAAAGTTGCTGCTGCTGCTCTTGCTGCTGGCGAAACTGATGTTGCTAAAATCGCTGAACTTAAACTTGAAGATGGCGCTACTGTTGAAGAAGCTCGTATCGCGCTTGTTCAAAAAATCGGTGAAAACATCCAAGTACGTCGTGCGAAAATTGTTGAAGGCGAAAACCTTGCAGTTTACAAACACGGTCTTAAGATCGGTGTTGTTGTGTCTTACGCAGGTGACAACGCGACTGGTAAAGGTATTGCAATGCACGTTGCTGCGTTCAACCCGGTTGCAGTTTCTGCTGAACAAGTTCCAGCTGAGCTAATCGCGAAAGAAAAAGAAATCGCTGAAGCGAAAGCGCTTGAATCTGGCAAGCCAGCAAACATCGTTGAGAAGATGGTTGTAGGTTCTGTTGAGAAATACCTGAACGAAGTTGTTCTTGAGCGTCAACAATACGTTATCGACAACGACAAAAAAGTTGCTGAAATCCTTAAAGCAACTGGTACTACAGTTGCTCAATTCACTCGCTTTGAAGTGGGTGAAGGCATCGAGAAGAAAGCTGAAATGAGCTTTGCTGACGAAGTTGCTGCTGCTCAAGCTGCTGCTGCTCAATAA
- the rpsB gene encoding 30S ribosomal protein S2, with amino-acid sequence MADYNVSMRDLLQAGAHFGHQTRFWNPKMRQYIFGARNKIHIINLEHTVPALNDALNFANQLASKKNKVLFVGTKRAASAIIREQAQRAGQPYVDHRWLGGMLTNWKTLRQSINRLKDLQTQSQDGTFAKLTKREALERTREMEKLERGLGGVKNMGGLPDALFVIDVDHEAIAIKEAKNLGIPVIGIVDTNSNPDNVDYVIPGNDDAIRAVTLYASAMADAILAGKEYAQSQANAQAKAEEAPASEA; translated from the coding sequence ATGGCAGATTACAACGTAAGCATGCGCGACCTTCTACAAGCTGGCGCGCACTTTGGTCACCAAACTCGTTTCTGGAACCCAAAAATGCGTCAATACATCTTTGGCGCGCGTAACAAAATTCACATCATCAACCTTGAGCACACTGTTCCTGCGTTAAATGATGCTTTGAACTTCGCTAACCAGTTGGCTAGCAAAAAGAACAAAGTTTTGTTCGTTGGTACTAAACGTGCAGCTTCTGCAATCATCCGTGAGCAAGCTCAACGCGCTGGTCAACCATACGTTGATCACCGTTGGTTAGGTGGTATGTTGACTAACTGGAAAACTCTTCGTCAGTCAATCAACCGTCTAAAAGACCTTCAAACTCAATCTCAAGACGGTACTTTCGCTAAGCTTACTAAACGTGAAGCTCTTGAGCGTACTCGTGAGATGGAAAAACTTGAACGCGGTCTTGGCGGCGTTAAAAACATGGGTGGTTTACCTGATGCATTATTCGTAATCGATGTTGATCACGAAGCAATTGCAATCAAAGAAGCTAAAAACCTTGGTATTCCTGTAATCGGTATCGTTGATACAAACTCTAACCCAGACAACGTAGATTACGTTATTCCGGGTAACGACGATGCGATCCGTGCAGTTACTCTTTATGCTTCTGCTATGGCTGACGCGATTCTTGCTGGTAAAGAATATGCTCAATCACAAGCAAATGCACAAGCTAAAGCAGAAGAAGCTCCAGCTTCTGAGGCTTAA
- the map gene encoding type I methionyl aminopeptidase, which translates to MNTTYQAPRRLIKSAEDIEKMRVAGRLAAEVLDMIKPHIKPGVSTLELDTICHDYIVNVQNAIPACLGYGAAPGRPAFQHTICTSVNHVVCHGIPSEGKILKKGDILNIDVTVIKDGFHGDTNMMYIVGGETSILANRLCKVAQEAMYRGIAVVKPGATMGDIGHAIQKYVESERFSVVREYCGHGIGTTFHDEPQVLHYGQPNTGMILEEGMTFTIEPMVNAGVWQTKLLGDKWTVVTKDHKLSAQYEHTLLVTKNGVEILTARPEENLSRFTA; encoded by the coding sequence ATGAACACTACTTATCAAGCTCCCCGTCGTTTAATCAAATCCGCTGAAGATATCGAAAAGATGCGTGTAGCTGGACGACTGGCGGCAGAAGTTTTGGATATGATCAAACCGCATATCAAACCAGGTGTATCAACGCTTGAATTGGATACGATTTGTCATGACTATATTGTAAATGTACAGAATGCGATTCCAGCATGTCTGGGCTATGGTGCAGCGCCAGGCCGCCCTGCTTTCCAGCACACCATTTGTACATCAGTCAACCATGTGGTCTGTCACGGTATTCCCTCTGAAGGCAAGATCCTGAAAAAAGGCGATATTCTGAACATTGACGTGACTGTGATCAAAGATGGTTTCCATGGCGATACCAACATGATGTACATCGTGGGGGGTGAAACTTCTATTCTGGCGAACCGTCTATGTAAAGTCGCGCAAGAAGCCATGTATCGTGGTATCGCAGTGGTTAAGCCAGGTGCAACCATGGGTGATATCGGCCATGCGATCCAAAAATATGTGGAATCTGAACGTTTTAGCGTAGTACGTGAATACTGCGGTCATGGTATCGGCACAACTTTCCATGACGAACCACAGGTATTGCATTATGGCCAGCCAAATACCGGTATGATCTTAGAAGAAGGTATGACCTTTACTATTGAACCAATGGTCAATGCCGGTGTTTGGCAAACCAAATTGCTTGGTGACAAGTGGACGGTAGTGACTAAAGATCACAAATTATCTGCCCAGTATGAGCACACCCTTTTAGTAACAAAAAATGGCGTAGAAATCCTGACTGCTCGTCCTGAAGAAAATTTGTCACGTTTTACTGCATAA
- a CDS encoding pyridoxal phosphate-dependent aminotransferase: MDVRLSDRVNAIKPSPTLAVTNKAAELKAAGHNVIGLGAGEPDFDTPQHIKDAAIAAINNGFTKYTAVDGTPGLKKAIIAKFKRDNNLDYAANQILVSCGGKQSFFNLALALLNKGDEVIIPAPFWVSYPDMVIIAEGVPVIVKCGEEQRFKITPEQLEAAITDKTRLVVLNSPSNPTGMIYTKAELEALAAVLRKYPEVYIASDDMYEPIRWDDEFYNIATVAPDLYDRTIVLNGVSKAYAMTGWRIGYAAGPAKLIGAMKKIQSQSTSNPTSISQVAAEAALNGPQDVLEPMIEAFKRRHDLVMKGLNDINGISCLPADGAFYAYANIKPLIRAKGLKSCTEFSAWLLEETGVAVVPGDAFGLGGFMRISYATADEVLVDALARIKKAADSIEGVDAAIASIEAEKAAQ, translated from the coding sequence GTGGACGTACGTCTCTCTGATCGTGTAAATGCCATCAAACCGTCCCCAACGCTAGCTGTGACTAACAAAGCTGCTGAACTTAAAGCTGCAGGTCATAACGTAATTGGCTTGGGTGCAGGTGAACCAGATTTTGATACACCACAACACATCAAAGATGCAGCAATTGCAGCGATTAACAACGGTTTCACCAAATACACCGCTGTTGACGGTACGCCAGGCCTTAAAAAAGCCATTATTGCCAAATTCAAACGTGACAATAACCTTGACTATGCAGCAAACCAGATCCTGGTTTCTTGTGGTGGTAAACAATCATTCTTTAACTTGGCACTTGCTTTGTTAAACAAAGGTGATGAAGTCATCATCCCTGCACCATTCTGGGTAAGCTACCCTGATATGGTGATCATTGCTGAAGGTGTTCCAGTTATTGTGAAATGTGGTGAAGAACAACGTTTCAAAATTACTCCTGAACAATTAGAAGCTGCGATCACTGACAAAACTCGTCTAGTGGTATTGAACAGCCCTTCTAACCCTACAGGCATGATCTACACTAAAGCTGAATTAGAAGCTTTAGCTGCAGTACTGCGTAAATATCCAGAAGTGTATATCGCGTCTGACGACATGTACGAACCAATCCGTTGGGATGACGAGTTCTACAACATCGCAACTGTTGCTCCAGACCTTTACGACCGTACAATCGTATTGAATGGTGTGTCTAAAGCCTATGCAATGACTGGCTGGCGTATCGGCTACGCAGCGGGTCCTGCAAAACTGATTGGCGCAATGAAGAAAATTCAATCTCAATCAACTTCTAACCCAACTTCTATTTCACAAGTTGCTGCAGAAGCTGCATTAAATGGTCCTCAAGACGTACTTGAGCCAATGATTGAAGCATTCAAACGTCGTCATGACCTGGTTATGAAAGGCTTGAATGACATCAATGGTATTTCTTGCCTACCTGCTGACGGTGCATTCTACGCATACGCGAACATCAAACCATTGATTCGTGCAAAAGGTCTTAAATCTTGCACAGAATTCTCTGCCTGGTTACTGGAAGAAACTGGTGTTGCAGTTGTTCCTGGTGATGCATTCGGTCTAGGCGGTTTCATGCGTATCTCTTACGCAACTGCTGACGAAGTTCTTGTAGATGCGCTTGCACGCATCAAGAAAGCCGCTGATTCAATCGAAGGCGTAGATGCTGCGATCGCTTCTATCGAAGCTGAAAAAGCTGCTCAATAA
- a CDS encoding GFA family protein — MKARCLCGATQFEVQLRNHEVAACHCSMCRRQTGGPLMSIDIEDINFIDQQHLSVFNSSEWAERGFCSICGTFIFWRTKDHSFTNINVFTLEELPEDLDFNLEIYVDQQPTFYSFNSQTQKMTEAEVIERFNSDHP, encoded by the coding sequence ATGAAAGCAAGATGTCTATGTGGTGCAACACAATTTGAAGTGCAACTCAGGAACCATGAAGTTGCTGCCTGCCATTGCTCGATGTGCCGCCGCCAAACGGGTGGGCCATTGATGTCTATCGATATCGAAGATATCAATTTTATCGATCAGCAGCATTTATCTGTTTTTAACTCTTCAGAATGGGCGGAGCGAGGCTTTTGTAGTATTTGTGGTACTTTTATTTTTTGGCGAACTAAAGATCATTCATTTACCAATATCAATGTGTTTACATTGGAGGAGTTACCTGAGGATCTGGATTTTAATCTGGAGATTTATGTGGATCAGCAGCCAACCTTTTATTCATTTAATAGCCAAACCCAAAAAATGACTGAAGCTGAAGTCATCGAGAGGTTTAATTCAGATCACCCATAA
- a CDS encoding PaaI family thioesterase — protein MNIKNLSGLQIMQEMCNGNLPMPSMAATIPMKPTLVESGQVTFEVQADQRHLNPLGGVHGGFAATVLDTVTGCAIHTVLEAGVGYGTIDLNIKMCRPIPQNKPLTAVGLVINTSKNLAISEGKIIDEDGKLYAHATATCMIFR, from the coding sequence ATGAATATCAAAAATCTTTCCGGCTTACAGATTATGCAAGAAATGTGTAATGGCAACCTGCCGATGCCTTCTATGGCAGCAACCATTCCAATGAAACCCACTTTAGTTGAAAGTGGTCAGGTTACGTTTGAGGTGCAGGCAGATCAACGCCATTTAAACCCTTTAGGCGGTGTACATGGAGGCTTTGCTGCAACAGTACTAGATACCGTAACAGGCTGTGCTATTCATACCGTTTTAGAAGCAGGTGTAGGGTATGGCACGATTGATCTCAATATTAAAATGTGTCGCCCCATTCCACAAAACAAACCGTTGACTGCTGTTGGTCTGGTCATTAATACCAGCAAAAATCTTGCAATCTCGGAAGGAAAAATTATCGATGAAGATGGCAAGCTGTATGCTCATGCAACCGCGACCTGCATGATTTTTCGTTAA
- a CDS encoding tRNA-(ms[2]io[6]A)-hydroxylase: MSNTDYDDLMKPVIGFLGCETPKAWVDEALKNLEILMQDHANCEKKAASTAMNLMFRYSYFVDLQVKLAQLVREEMLHYEQVLELMAKRGQEWTGLSAGRYAGGLRKEIRTYEPEALIDVLVVGAFVEARSCERFYSLAPHVDEELGRYYRYLLKSESRHFEDYLALAMDVAKTAKLKNPKEDIQARIEHIREVEKNLILSPDEMFRFHSGVPVQAA; the protein is encoded by the coding sequence ATGTCAAATACTGATTATGATGATCTCATGAAGCCAGTCATTGGTTTCCTGGGTTGTGAAACACCAAAAGCCTGGGTGGATGAAGCATTAAAAAATTTAGAAATTTTGATGCAAGATCATGCCAATTGTGAAAAGAAAGCCGCCAGTACGGCGATGAACTTAATGTTCCGCTATAGCTACTTTGTTGATTTACAAGTCAAGCTGGCACAGCTGGTGCGTGAAGAAATGCTGCACTATGAGCAGGTACTTGAACTGATGGCAAAACGTGGTCAGGAGTGGACTGGTCTCAGTGCAGGGCGTTATGCAGGTGGTTTACGTAAAGAAATTCGTACCTATGAGCCTGAAGCGCTGATTGATGTATTGGTTGTGGGCGCATTTGTAGAAGCACGTTCTTGTGAGCGTTTCTACTCGCTTGCACCGCATGTTGATGAAGAGCTAGGGCGCTATTACCGTTACCTGCTCAAGTCCGAGTCTCGCCATTTTGAGGACTATCTGGCCTTGGCGATGGATGTGGCAAAAACTGCAAAACTGAAAAACCCGAAAGAAGATATTCAGGCGCGCATTGAGCATATCCGTGAAGTAGAAAAGAATCTGATTTTAAGTCCAGATGAGATGTTCCGCTTCCATAGCGGCGTGCCAGTGCAAGCTGCTTAA
- the pdxJ gene encoding pyridoxine 5'-phosphate synthase: MAALLGVNIDHVATLRQARGTTYPDPVNAALICEQAGAEGITLHLREDRRHIQDNDVRRMRPVLTTQMNLEMAVTDEMVAFAKEIQPQHVCFVPEKRQEVTTEGGLDVVGHFEDVKKATQELTAIGCDVSLFIDADFAQIDAAVACGAPTIEIHTGAYADAETPEAQQAELERIIKGAEYAASKGLVVNAGHGLNLDNVTPIAAIPQIHELNIGHSIIADAVFVGLAQAVQQMKAAIKAAR, from the coding sequence ATGGCTGCATTACTTGGTGTCAATATTGACCATGTCGCAACTTTAAGACAAGCACGTGGTACGACGTACCCAGACCCAGTCAATGCTGCATTGATCTGCGAACAGGCGGGGGCGGAGGGCATTACCCTGCATTTGCGTGAAGACCGTCGTCATATTCAGGATAATGATGTACGTCGTATGCGTCCGGTATTGACCACGCAGATGAATCTGGAAATGGCAGTGACGGATGAAATGGTCGCTTTTGCTAAAGAAATTCAACCGCAGCATGTCTGTTTCGTGCCTGAGAAACGTCAGGAAGTCACTACAGAAGGTGGTCTGGATGTAGTTGGTCATTTTGAAGATGTAAAAAAAGCCACTCAAGAGCTGACTGCGATTGGCTGTGATGTGTCGCTATTTATTGATGCTGACTTTGCTCAGATCGATGCTGCAGTTGCTTGTGGTGCGCCAACGATTGAAATCCATACCGGTGCTTATGCGGATGCTGAAACGCCTGAAGCACAACAGGCTGAACTAGAGCGCATTATTAAAGGTGCTGAATACGCTGCATCGAAAGGTCTAGTGGTGAATGCAGGGCATGGCTTGAATTTGGATAATGTTACGCCGATTGCGGCTATTCCTCAGATTCACGAACTTAATATTGGTCACTCGATTATTGCAGATGCAGTATTTGTGGGGCTGGCGCAAGCTGTACAGCAAATGAAAGCTGCCATTAAAGCTGCACGTTAA
- a CDS encoding DNA repair protein RecO C-terminal domain-containing protein, with protein sequence MRNEVLHGYLIHHRKYRDRSHIVHLFTQEYGRIDGILRQTPPPQYQPISLQASGKSELKNFTKLEIVNQPIFFFGDAFFSGFYLNEILLRLCPLEVEMPQTYAKYGETLVALQQLSNQSDPNTYLKQILRQFEHVLLEELGYGLDFSVDANQAVIDPQQHYYFQLNDGFMPTAKESRTTLSGQQILTMLSHENGRDFNPEQLQLLTKLYRQVITALLGDRPLKSRQLWIQNSNSQS encoded by the coding sequence ATGCGTAATGAAGTGCTGCATGGATATCTGATCCATCATCGAAAATATCGTGATCGTAGCCATATTGTGCATTTATTTACCCAGGAATATGGTCGTATCGATGGGATTTTAAGACAGACGCCACCTCCGCAATATCAACCGATCAGCTTGCAAGCATCCGGTAAATCGGAACTCAAAAATTTTACTAAACTCGAAATTGTCAATCAGCCCATTTTCTTTTTTGGGGATGCATTCTTTTCAGGATTTTATCTGAATGAGATTTTGTTGCGACTGTGCCCACTTGAGGTAGAAATGCCACAGACTTATGCCAAATATGGCGAAACTTTAGTGGCTTTGCAGCAGCTTTCTAATCAAAGCGATCCGAATACTTATCTCAAGCAGATCTTGCGTCAGTTTGAACATGTCTTGCTGGAAGAACTCGGCTATGGTCTGGATTTTTCGGTCGATGCCAATCAGGCGGTTATCGATCCTCAACAACATTACTATTTTCAGCTCAATGATGGCTTTATGCCGACCGCCAAAGAAAGTCGTACAACTTTATCTGGACAGCAGATTTTAACTATGCTGAGCCATGAAAATGGTAGGGATTTTAATCCAGAACAGTTACAATTACTGACGAAGCTTTATCGACAGGTGATTACTGCCTTATTGGGTGACCGACCACTGAAAAGTCGACAATTGTGGATCCAAAATTCAAACTCTCAATCGTAG
- a CDS encoding NF038104 family lipoprotein produces MMKLLAITACVLFLQGCIHKVVTVPVKVAYKTTKVAVKGTAAVVGAAIPDGDDEEDEKNSKKNKD; encoded by the coding sequence ATGATGAAATTGTTGGCGATTACTGCATGTGTTTTATTCTTGCAGGGTTGTATTCATAAAGTTGTGACCGTTCCAGTGAAAGTTGCTTATAAAACCACAAAAGTCGCAGTCAAAGGCACTGCGGCTGTTGTGGGCGCCGCCATTCCGGATGGGGATGACGAAGAAGATGAGAAAAATTCAAAGAAGAATAAAGATTAA
- the era gene encoding GTPase Era, with protein sequence MTTHSDHIDADHESQSDSNDLISQFFSQQGTEIPSDYRSGFVAIVGRPNVGKSTLMNHILGQKLSITSRKPQTTRHKIVGIDSREKSQAVFVDTPGMHKKEVRAINKMMNRAAHSALRDVNLVLFVVDADKWTPNDDLVLEKLKNADMPVILVINKIDTLENKNHALPLIQERAKLMNFAEIVPVSALRGANLEHLRDTIAKYLPFQPPLYSLDQLTDRSERFLASEIIREKIMRQLGEELPYDLTVQIESFKTEEPTLNEKTGRMKPACTYIDATIFVDRPGQKAIVIGEKGSKLKKIGMDARVDMEKMFEQKIMLTLWVKVKGGWSDDERALKSLGYSDI encoded by the coding sequence ATGACTACTCATTCCGATCACATTGATGCTGATCACGAGTCGCAAAGCGACAGCAATGACTTAATTAGTCAATTTTTTAGCCAACAAGGCACTGAAATTCCATCGGATTACCGCAGTGGTTTTGTTGCTATTGTGGGTCGTCCAAATGTGGGTAAATCCACATTGATGAACCATATTTTGGGACAGAAACTTTCGATTACTTCACGTAAGCCACAAACAACACGTCACAAGATTGTGGGGATTGATTCGCGTGAAAAATCTCAGGCAGTATTTGTCGATACCCCAGGGATGCACAAGAAAGAAGTACGTGCCATCAATAAAATGATGAACCGCGCTGCGCACTCTGCATTACGTGATGTAAACCTGGTTTTATTTGTTGTCGATGCAGATAAGTGGACACCAAACGACGACCTGGTTTTAGAAAAGCTGAAAAATGCGGATATGCCGGTCATTCTAGTGATCAATAAGATTGATACACTGGAAAATAAAAACCATGCATTACCATTGATTCAAGAACGCGCCAAACTGATGAACTTTGCGGAAATCGTACCGGTTTCTGCGCTTCGTGGTGCTAACCTTGAACACTTACGCGATACGATTGCTAAGTATCTGCCATTCCAGCCACCGCTATATTCACTGGATCAGCTTACCGATCGTTCAGAGCGTTTCCTGGCGTCTGAAATTATCCGTGAAAAGATCATGCGTCAGTTGGGTGAAGAGCTGCCATACGATTTAACTGTTCAGATCGAATCTTTTAAAACTGAAGAGCCGACTTTGAATGAGAAAACCGGTCGTATGAAGCCGGCATGTACCTATATCGATGCGACTATTTTTGTTGATCGCCCTGGTCAGAAAGCCATTGTGATTGGTGAAAAAGGCTCTAAGCTGAAAAAAATCGGCATGGATGCGCGTGTTGATATGGAAAAAATGTTCGAACAGAAAATCATGCTGACGCTTTGGGTGAAAGTTAAAGGCGGTTGGTCTGATGATGAGCGAGCATTGAAAAGCTTAGGTTATAGCGATATTTAA
- the rnc gene encoding ribonuclease III — MRKSLIKAQSKLNDERLAKRIGYQFKQADLLKLALTHRSVSHKHNYERLEFLGDSLLGMIIANYLFTAYPHENEGRLTRMRATLVRQEALGKIANDLKLSQNLILSTGELKSGGHHRESILADTVEAIIGAIYVDCSDLKVLEAIVLKWYEPYLDHIEPTDQLKDPKSRLQEYLQARKKPLPVYEVVDIQGDAPNQHFKVECRIEDLPILIGEGSSRRFAEQAVAAEILKLLEHKS; from the coding sequence TTGAGAAAGAGTTTGATCAAAGCACAGTCAAAGCTAAATGATGAACGTCTTGCCAAGCGAATCGGCTATCAGTTCAAACAGGCTGATTTGCTGAAACTGGCATTGACCCATCGTTCAGTCAGTCATAAACACAACTACGAGCGCCTGGAATTTCTGGGCGATTCACTTTTAGGGATGATTATTGCCAATTATCTCTTCACTGCTTACCCACACGAAAACGAAGGTCGGTTGACACGTATGCGTGCGACTTTAGTACGTCAGGAAGCATTGGGGAAAATTGCCAATGATCTAAAACTCAGTCAGAACCTGATCCTCAGTACGGGTGAGTTGAAGTCGGGCGGACATCATCGTGAGTCTATTCTGGCGGATACAGTTGAGGCGATTATTGGTGCAATCTATGTCGATTGTAGCGATCTCAAAGTTCTGGAAGCCATTGTGCTAAAATGGTATGAGCCATATTTAGACCATATTGAGCCGACGGATCAGTTGAAAGATCCAAAATCACGTCTGCAAGAGTATTTACAAGCACGTAAAAAGCCTCTCCCGGTTTACGAGGTTGTAGATATTCAGGGTGATGCCCCAAACCAGCACTTCAAGGTGGAGTGCCGGATTGAGGACTTACCTATCCTGATTGGCGAAGGTTCAAGTCGCCGTTTCGCTGAACAAGCAGTTGCAGCGGAAATTTTAAAACTATTGGAGCATAAGTCTTAA